GCTGGCTACATGGGCGGCTGGACCAAGAACCCCACGTACCAAGAGACGTGCACGTCCCTGACGGGCCACACCGAGGCTGTCCAGGTGGTCTACGACCCCGCCAAGGTGTCGATCGAGACGCTCCTTGCTGCGTTCTGGGAGAACCACGATCCGACGACTCCGAACCGCCAGGGCGGTGATGTCGGCACGCAGTACCGCTCGGCCATCTTCACGACGACGCCCGAGCAACTCAAGGCCGCCGAGGAAAGCAGGGCGACGTACCAAGAGCGCTTGGCGAGCAAGGGCTTCGGCGCCATTTCCACCCAGATCGCCTCAACGGCCGACGCCGGCGACGGGGAGTTCTACTACGCAGAGGACTACCACCAGCAGTATCTGTACAAGAACCCTGGAGGCTACTGCAACCACGGTTTCTGCCAGGTGAGTTACTCCTAGCGGCGCGGCGGGTCCGCTAGGCGAGCACCCGCGCCACGAAGTTGATCTGCTTGGCGGTCTGATGCATCTGGCCACCCTCGTGGCCGTTGTAGGGGTAGACCTCCATCTGCTTGGCAACGTCGGGGGCCGACTGGCTGCCGTACCAGTTGAAGGCCGCGAAGCCCGTTGACGGCGGGCAAATGTCGTCCATCAGTGCGACTGACCAGAGCGATGGCGCCTTCGCGCGCTTCGCGAGGTTGACGCCATCGAAGTACGACAACGTGTTGAGTACCTGCTCGTCCCTGTCGCGATGCACGGCGAGGTACTTCTTGATCTCGCCGTAAGGCATCGTGTCCACGAGTGTCAGTGCGCGCTCAAAGTGACACATGAAGGGAACGTCTGGCATGACGGCGACGAGGTCGGGCACCAAGCCCGCTACGGCGAGTGTGATGCCGCCGCCTTGAGAGCCTCCCTTGAACATGACCCGCGTGGCATCGACACCTTCAAGCTCGCGCGCCGCGTCGACGGCGCGCACGGCGTCGGTGAAAACGCGCCGGAAGTAGTACTGCTCGGGCGACTCGATGCCACGGGTCATGAAGCCTGGACTGGCGGGCCCTCCGCCGATCGGGTCGGCCGTGTCACCACCATTGCCCCAACCGCCACCCTGACCCCGAGTGTCCATGAACAGGTACGCGTAACCAGCCGAGGGCCACAGCGTGTGTTCGATGGCGAGGCCACGGCCTCCGCCGTATCCGCTGACCTCGACGATGCAAGGAAGCGGCTCCGTGGCGCCGGCGGGCCTGGCGTACCACGCCTTGATGGGGTGGCCGCCAAAGCCTGGGAAAGTCACGTCGGTGACCTCGACGCCCGCCAGGCGCATCGTCTCACCCAGAACGACCTCGCCGCCGATGGCGCGGGCCTCCGCCAGCGTCGTCGTCCAGAACTCGTCGAAATCCGCCGGTTCCCTGACCTGTGGCTGATAGGTGCGCAGTTCCGAAAGTGGCAGGTCAAAGAGAGCCATCGCGTGTCTCCTGGTAGTGAGTGGTGTCTCTAGCGGCGCAAGTAGCTCAGCAGACGCAGCATCTCGATGTAGATCCAGATGATCGCGAAGACCAAGCCGTAAGCGGCGCTCCACTCCCACTTCGAGGGCAGTCCCTTGATCACGCCATTCTCGACAAAGTCAAAGTCGCTGATGAGCATGAGCGCGCCGATGCCGATGGCGAAGATCGACAAGATGAGGCCGAGGTTCACGCCGAGCCCGCCGATCTCGACCTCGCGCATGTTGAAGCCGCCGAACATGACCATGGCGACGTTCACGAGCGAGAACACCACGTACGCGGGCACCGCGATCGCGAGGAACTTGTTGATCTTCTTCGAACCGCGGATCCAGCCCATGCGGTAAGCGGTCAGAGCGCTCGCGAACACGATCGCGGTGGCGATGAGGGCCTGCATGATGATGCCGCCGTAGGCCGCCTCGTAGTACACGGACATTCCGCCGGCCGCGCCACCGAACAGGGCGATGGTGATGGCCATGAGCACCGGCTTGGGCTCGTGACGGGTGCCAAAGGCCACGACGAGGCTCATCACAAACGCTGCAAGGGAGATCGGGAGGGTCAACGCCGGGATCAGCATGCCGACAACAACGGCCGACGCTGCGGCCAGCAGGAACAGCGACGCCGCCTTGGCGATCGTGCCTTCGTACGTCATCCGGTCATCGAAGCCGATGACGCCTGACTGCTGCGCCTGGGGGTCGAATCCGACGGGGCTTCCAGACTGGAACTGCTTGGTGTTGGTGAAGACCGGGTTGGCCACAATGCCTCCTGTGAGTTTCCCCTCGAGTTTAGTCACAGCGCGGCGCAGTGACTCCACCTGCTTAACGTCCGGTGAGCACCGATCATGCCCGTAGCGTGGCGCCTAGCGAGTGCGCCGCCGATACGCGGCCATCGCCGCGAGGATCGCGCCGGCGAGGATCGCTGTGCACCACAACGAGGCGACCCAAATCTCCCCGCCAACAGGCTCTTGAGCCAGCAGGCCCCGGACGGAATTCACGATTGCCGTCACCGGTTGATTCTCGGCGAACCAGCGGACTGGCCCCGGCATGGTCGCCGTGGGCACAAAGGCCGAGCTGATGAACGGCAAGAAGATCAGCGGGTAGGAGAAAGCGATCGCTCCGTCCTGAGTCTTGGCGAGCAGCCCCGCCACCACCGCGAGCCACGTGAGAGCGACCGTGAAGAGCACGAGGATGCCAAGGACGGCAAGCCAGGCCCACGCGTCGGCGCCTGACCGGAACCCCATGGCAAACGCCACGATGATGACGACGGCAAGGGAGACAAGGTTCGCCACGAGCGAGGTGAGGACATGTGCCCAGAGCATCGAAGACCGAGCGATGGGCATGGACCGCAGACGCTCAAAGATGCCTCCCGACACGTCGAGAAAGAGCCTGTACGCGGTGTACGAGACGCCCGATGCGATGGTGATCAGGAGGATTCCTGGCAAGAGGTAGTTGACGTATGACTCAGAGCCACTATCGATCGCACCGCCGAAGACGTAGACAAACAGCAGCATGAAGGCGATGGGCATCACGGCGGTCGTGATGATGGTGTCGGGGCTGCGCAGAATGTGGCGCAGAGACCTGCCGGTCAGGGTGCGGGTGTCGATCAACAGTGCGGTCATGACTGCTCCTCCTTGGCGTCGCGGACGCCGCCGTCGCCGTTCTCATCGATCGCTGCGCTCTCTCCCCTGCCGACGATGGCGAGGAAGATCTCCTCAAGACTCGGCTGCTTCTCGACGTACTCGACCTGTGCCGGCGGGATCAGCGCCTTCAGTTCCGCGAGCGTCCCGTTGGCGATGATGTGGCCCTCGTGGAGGATCGCGATGCGGTCGGCCAACTGTTCGGCCTCGTCCAGGTACTGAGTGGTGAGCAACACTGTGGTTCCGCCGCGCGCGAGGTCCCTGATTGTCCTCCACACCTCGATGCGCGCCTCCGGGTCAAGCCCGGTGGTCGGCTCATCGAGGAAGATCACCGAGGGCTCGCCAATGAGGCTCATCGCGATATCAAGCCGCCGACGCATGCCTCCCGAGTAGGTCGACGCTGGCCTTGAGCCCGCATCGGTGAGTGCAAATCGGGCGAGCAAGTCGTCGGCGATCTGGCCGGGATGATCGAGGTGGCGGAGTCTTGCGACGAGCACGAGGTTCTCCCGCCCCGTCAGTACTGGGTCGACCGCAGCGAATTGCCCGGTCAGGCTGATCGACTCGCGCACGTCGGCCGGCTTAGTCGCCACGTCGAAGCCGTTGACGACGGCCTTGCCCGCGTCCGACGCGAGCAAGGTGGACAGGATCTTGACGAGCGTTGTCTTGCCGGCACCGTTTGAGCCGAGGAGGGCGAAGACGCTGCCGGCGGCGACATCGAGGTCAACGCCCCGGAGCACGTGCACCTCCCCGAACGACTTCGCCATGTCACGCACCGCGATCGCAGTGGCTGGAGCGTTCATCGCTGCTCCCGCCGTTCGGCATCCTCGATCGCCTTTGTGAGCCGGGCGCGCTCTTTGCGAATCCAGCTCCCGCCGTCGTAGTTCGCCATGAACGTCTCGACAAAGTCGACAGGATCTTCCCCGACGACGCTGCGTACGGGAGTCCCCTCCGCCGCGCTCGACTCGAGCAGGTCGGCGAGGTCGACGAGCATCGCGATGAGGCTCTCGCCGTTGCCTGTGGGGCCGATGTTCATCAGGTATCGCTCGAGCGCGAGGGCCGTCTCGCGATAGCCAGCCGGGAGCCCCTTCACCCTCGCCCGGTACTCCTTGTATTGCCTCTTCTGTTCGAACGATCCCGTGACCTTCTCGATCCAACTGGTCATGATGGCTTCCCTTCCTGGTGGAGCTGTCCAAGTCGATCCGAGAGGAAGCTCCACGTCCTCCAGAACTCGTCCAAGTAGTCGCGCCCGTTGGCGTTAAGCGAGTACACCTTGCGAGGCGGCCCCTTCTCCGACGGCACCTTCTCCACGTCGACGAAGCCACGCTGCTCGATGCGGACGAGGAGCGCGTAAATGGTGCCTTCGGCGATGTCCGTGAAGCCTTGTTCGCGCAGCCGGGCGGTGATCTCGTAGCCGTACGCCGGCGCTGCGGCGATGATCGCGAGGACGATGCCCTCGAGGGTCCCCTTGAGCATTTCGGTGATTTGCTTGCCCACGTCGTGGCACTCCTTGCTACTCATTGTCACTGACTACTAGTAGATAGTAACGCTAAATAGCGGGAGCGCAAGGGGGAACTTTTCGCAAGCGGGCAGCGTGTTGCCGGGACGACGCACGGGCCAGCCGCCACGGAGCCCTGAGGCGGGATGGACGACGCTCGGGCGGGACGACGCGTAGTCCGGTTGGCGCGTCGGCCGGGGTAACGCCGACGACGGGGCGGCGTCGGCCGTTGAAGTGCCCCCGGCGGGATTTGAACCCGCACTGTGCCGATTTTAAGTCGGCTGCCTCTGCCAGTTGGGCTACGGGGGCGAGCCTGCCGCGACTGCGCGGCAGGCGGGGTCAGTGCCTAGTGAGCCAGCTCTGCGGCGGAGAAGGCGATGCCGTCGAGGATGTCATGCTCGCTGGTCACCACGTGGGGTAACTCGCCGCCAGCATCGTGCACCGCGGTGCGGACCCGACCCATGAGCGTGTGCCATACCAAGGCCCCTGCGCCGATCACATCGACGCGTCCAGGGTGCATGAAGCCAAGTGCCGCTCGCGAACCGCGTGAGGCGTGAAGCAACTCATCGCAAGCCTTCATGGCGGCATCGATCGGCAGCACCGCGCCGTTGATGCGCTCGCGGTCGTAGGCGTGAAGCCCCAGTGCGTGGGCCGTGACCGTGGTGATCGAGCCTGCGAGTCCCACGAGGGTGCGCGTGCGCTCGACGGGCACTCCCTCGAACGCAGCGTCGATCGCCGCGTGAATGTCCCTGACGGCGTCGCCGATCTCGTGCGGCTCTGGAGGGTCAGACACGAGGTGGCGCTCCGTCATGCGCACGCACCCCACATCCATGGAGTGCGAAGACTCAGGGTGTTCCGTTCCGAGCACCACTTCCGTCGAACCCCCACCGAGGTCCACCACCAGGTACGGCGCGTCGTGACTGGCGTCGAGCACGGAGGTCGCGCCGCGGAAGCTCAACTCGGCCTCCTCGTGTCCAGAAATGACCTCGGGAAGCACGCCGAGCCGCTCGCTCACGCCGTCGAGGAACTGCTGCCGGTTGCGAACATCGCGGGTGGCGGAGGTCGCCACGAACCGCGTGGCCTCGACACCATGCTCGCGGCACAGCGCGGCGGCCTCGTCAACGGCAGCAAAGGTCCTGTCAAGAGCGTCGGCCGCGAACTCGCCCGTCTTGTCCACGCCTTGCCCGAGCCGCACCACCGTCATGGTGCGCACCACGTCGGTCAGTCTGCCCTCGGTGACATCGGCAATGAGGAGGCGCAGGGAGTTGGTTCCACAGTCAACGGCAGCGACGCGAGTCATGCGTGCCAGCCTAGTCGCGCTGCGCGACCGGGTCGCTCGCCCTCGGCACGTCGCATGCACAACGGTCTGGCCTCCACGTGCCGGACATCAGCGCGAGCGCCTCGTCTCCCAAAGGGTTGACCCCTGGGCCCGCCGCGAGGGAGTGGCCCACGAGCACGTGCAGGCACTTCACCCGGTCAGGCATGCCTCCGGCCGAGATGCCGTGGAGCTCCTCCACGTCCTCGATCGCGTAGCGCTCCTCGAGATAGCGTTCGTGCGCCGTGCGGTAGGCGGCGGCCAACTGTTCGTCCTCGCCCAAGCGCTCCTGCATGGGGCGCATCGTTCCCGTCGCCTCGAGAGTCGACGCCGCCGCGACCGCGCCTGGGTGCGTCAAGTAATACAGGGTGGGAAACGGCGTGCCGTCAGGCAGGCGAGGAGCCGTCTTGACGACGGTGGGGTTGCCACAGACGCATCGCGCCGCCACGGCCACCACTCCCCTGGGCACACGACCCAATTGCGCGTGCAGGGTCTCGATGTCCTCAGGGGCGACGCTCACCCGCCCAATTCTATGGGTGCGGCGCTGGGCTGCACGTCGGTCTGCGGCGCTTGGAGCGGGCTTGTGGGAGGACGCATCGGCGCCTTCGGCTCCGCGCCCGCCTCGGCGATTGACGCCCACATGGTGTCGTACCACGGCTCATCGTCGATGACGGTGTCGCCTGCGCGGACGGCGTCGAGAGAGCCCTCTGCCACAGGCCTGGCAAACTCGGGATCGACGACGCGGTATGGAGTCTCGCCTGGGAAGACGTAGGCCAGTCGCTCCCTGGCTTGGGCGACCACAAAAGCGGAGTCGTTCCACCTGGCGAGCTGCGCGTCCAGGTCGTCCACCTCGGTGCGCGCGGCGTCGCG
The Demequina sp. TMPB413 DNA segment above includes these coding regions:
- a CDS encoding PadR family transcriptional regulator, coding for MGKQITEMLKGTLEGIVLAIIAAAPAYGYEITARLREQGFTDIAEGTIYALLVRIEQRGFVDVEKVPSEKGPPRKVYSLNANGRDYLDEFWRTWSFLSDRLGQLHQEGKPS
- a CDS encoding septum formation initiator family protein encodes the protein MPTVKQAIQAAPVRGSLAAVLSWRTLVLAGVLGLAFALVWPSVRVYLDQRAEIADLAAERDAARTEVDDLDAQLARWNDSAFVVAQARERLAYVFPGETPYRVVDPEFARPVAEGSLDAVRAGDTVIDDEPWYDTMWASIAEAGAEPKAPMRPPTSPLQAPQTDVQPSAAPIELGG
- a CDS encoding DUF1048 domain-containing protein; its protein translation is MTSWIEKVTGSFEQKRQYKEYRARVKGLPAGYRETALALERYLMNIGPTGNGESLIAMLVDLADLLESSAAEGTPVRSVVGEDPVDFVETFMANYDGGSWIRKERARLTKAIEDAERREQR
- a CDS encoding Bax inhibitor-1/YccA family protein, whose amino-acid sequence is MANPVFTNTKQFQSGSPVGFDPQAQQSGVIGFDDRMTYEGTIAKAASLFLLAAASAVVVGMLIPALTLPISLAAFVMSLVVAFGTRHEPKPVLMAITIALFGGAAGGMSVYYEAAYGGIIMQALIATAIVFASALTAYRMGWIRGSKKINKFLAIAVPAYVVFSLVNVAMVMFGGFNMREVEIGGLGVNLGLILSIFAIGIGALMLISDFDFVENGVIKGLPSKWEWSAAYGLVFAIIWIYIEMLRLLSYLRR
- a CDS encoding acetylxylan esterase, yielding MALFDLPLSELRTYQPQVREPADFDEFWTTTLAEARAIGGEVVLGETMRLAGVEVTDVTFPGFGGHPIKAWYARPAGATEPLPCIVEVSGYGGGRGLAIEHTLWPSAGYAYLFMDTRGQGGGWGNGGDTADPIGGGPASPGFMTRGIESPEQYYFRRVFTDAVRAVDAARELEGVDATRVMFKGGSQGGGITLAVAGLVPDLVAVMPDVPFMCHFERALTLVDTMPYGEIKKYLAVHRDRDEQVLNTLSYFDGVNLAKRAKAPSLWSVALMDDICPPSTGFAAFNWYGSQSAPDVAKQMEVYPYNGHEGGQMHQTAKQINFVARVLA
- the msrA gene encoding peptide-methionine (S)-S-oxide reductase MsrA, which translates into the protein MLGVTKTQMVTKDRALEGRDVPLQVAERHMVLANPLKGPWPEGMEVLYVGMGCFWGAERIFWQLDGVYSTAAGYMGGWTKNPTYQETCTSLTGHTEAVQVVYDPAKVSIETLLAAFWENHDPTTPNRQGGDVGTQYRSAIFTTTPEQLKAAEESRATYQERLASKGFGAISTQIASTADAGDGEFYYAEDYHQQYLYKNPGGYCNHGFCQVSYS
- a CDS encoding ABC transporter ATP-binding protein translates to MNAPATAIAVRDMAKSFGEVHVLRGVDLDVAAGSVFALLGSNGAGKTTLVKILSTLLASDAGKAVVNGFDVATKPADVRESISLTGQFAAVDPVLTGRENLVLVARLRHLDHPGQIADDLLARFALTDAGSRPASTYSGGMRRRLDIAMSLIGEPSVIFLDEPTTGLDPEARIEVWRTIRDLARGGTTVLLTTQYLDEAEQLADRIAILHEGHIIANGTLAELKALIPPAQVEYVEKQPSLEEIFLAIVGRGESAAIDENGDGGVRDAKEEQS
- a CDS encoding exopolyphosphatase gives rise to the protein MTRVAAVDCGTNSLRLLIADVTEGRLTDVVRTMTVVRLGQGVDKTGEFAADALDRTFAAVDEAAALCREHGVEATRFVATSATRDVRNRQQFLDGVSERLGVLPEVISGHEEAELSFRGATSVLDASHDAPYLVVDLGGGSTEVVLGTEHPESSHSMDVGCVRMTERHLVSDPPEPHEIGDAVRDIHAAIDAAFEGVPVERTRTLVGLAGSITTVTAHALGLHAYDRERINGAVLPIDAAMKACDELLHASRGSRAALGFMHPGRVDVIGAGALVWHTLMGRVRTAVHDAGGELPHVVTSEHDILDGIAFSAAELAH
- a CDS encoding ABC transporter permease; its protein translation is MTALLIDTRTLTGRSLRHILRSPDTIITTAVMPIAFMLLFVYVFGGAIDSGSESYVNYLLPGILLITIASGVSYTAYRLFLDVSGGIFERLRSMPIARSSMLWAHVLTSLVANLVSLAVVIIVAFAMGFRSGADAWAWLAVLGILVLFTVALTWLAVVAGLLAKTQDGAIAFSYPLIFLPFISSAFVPTATMPGPVRWFAENQPVTAIVNSVRGLLAQEPVGGEIWVASLWCTAILAGAILAAMAAYRRRTR
- a CDS encoding DUF501 domain-containing protein; translated protein: MGRVSVAPEDIETLHAQLGRVPRGVVAVAARCVCGNPTVVKTAPRLPDGTPFPTLYYLTHPGAVAAASTLEATGTMRPMQERLGEDEQLAAAYRTAHERYLEERYAIEDVEELHGISAGGMPDRVKCLHVLVGHSLAAGPGVNPLGDEALALMSGTWRPDRCACDVPRASDPVAQRD